The Ipomoea triloba cultivar NCNSP0323 chromosome 4, ASM357664v1 DNA segment AAGTTAAAGCTTCTTCTTCCGCTACTGGTAGGTACTCTCCCTGTTCCcctcttgaattttttttttttaattttttttttaatttttacgtGTGGGAACGatgtgatttaaaaaaaaaattcttttaaaaaaaaaacttttttttatgcGTTGGTCGGATATCTGTGTTTTGGATGATGAAGATGCAACGACTGAGGGGTTGGATGCTTCTTCGGGTGTGGCTATTGGGGCAAATGACTTGCTGATCGTCGGACCGGGGGTGCTCGGGCGTTTAGTCGCTGAAAAATGGCGAGAGGTATAAATTCTGCGCTTCTGATTGTGCAATGTAACTGTAAATTTGTCGGAATTTTTCTTCTAGACAATGTATATAATTCTTCTTGTTGATAGGTTTGGTGAAATGATAATGGTGGTAATATAGGGAGTTCGAGACAATGTAGATAATTCTTCTTGTTGATAGATTTAGTGATATGATGATGGTTATGAGATACAGGGAGTAATTTTGTCTATAATCACAGGAAAGTGTGGATACTGGGGATCAAAATTAACTCTCATCTCAATTGGCCAATAACCCAAGCGAATTTTATCCAGAAAGCTAAATGCCATAAATGTGTTGCATACCTTTGAACTTGTGTGCGGGTGCTTGTGTAAGATTGATATGTATGATCTGTTTATGAAGGTAGTGTAGTCTTCCCCATTTCTTGAAATGATTCATAACACTTTCTTGTTAGCTGAATGCTTCTTTGATAGGGTTGTCAAATGAGATGGAAAAGTGATAGCTATACATGTCTAATAGTTTGTAAACAATGATTTGAAAGGTATATctagaatttgttttccttttgaCATGTTGCAGGAACACCCAGGTAGTCAAATTTTTGGGCAAACCATTACCACTGATCATCATGATGAACTGATCCAAATGGGAATCAAACCATCTTTGAAAGAAAACAAGCTTTCTGATAAGTTCCCTTATGTTATCTTCTGTGCTCCTCCATCACGAACTGAAGATTATCCTGCTGATGTCAAGTAGGCACCAGAGTAACACCTTTCGTACTAATCTAGTTCTTGTTTAGTGTTAGTGCAGTAAAGGGTCCATCTCTTCATATTGATCTGGAGAACAATGTTAAGATTATTAACATTTGCAGTTGTGTTCATAAAAGCTTGTGTATGTATATCAGTATATGGAATTGGTGCATAGCATGTGTGAGTATGTGAATATCAGAATATGATTTTCTTCTAGAGGGAATTGATGAGGTTGACTGTGCATCAGATAGTTATATGTAAACTTTTCCAcatattattcaatttattcTAACTGATTttgtcaagctaatttttcaattatttatctGAAGTGTTGTGTGCCACTAGGAGTAAGTTCTCATTCTGTATAAAACTTACAGGGAGGCTGCATTGAAATGGAATGGCGAAGGTTCTTTTCTGTTCACCTCAAGCTCTGCACCGTATGATTGCTTTGACAATGGGCCATGCAATGAGGTTTTACATCTAACATAACACAACTGTGCTGCTAAACAGTTTGTCTTTTAACTGCTTCAGAGAGGCCTTTTCCCTGTGAATTTTAAGATACTGGCATTTTAACCATAAAGAAATACTGCATATAAACTGTGAAATTTCCAGTCTTTAACCACTATACATTTTCAGGATTCCCCAGATGTGCCAATAGGGAGAAGCCCTAGGACTGATGTTCTTCTAAAGGCAGAGAAAGCTGTGCTAGAATTTGGTGGCTCTGTTGTTAGATTGGCTGGACTTTACATATCCTTAATTGTGGATTCTCAGTGCCTTGACATCTTTACTCAGCTTACATGTTCTTCTAAGGATTTTgcttatttacatttaccttaaCTGTCCGTACAAAGCCGATAGAGGCGCACATACCTTTTGGTTAAGCAAAGGAACTTCGGAGATTCGTCCAGATCACATCCTCAATCTTATACACTATGAGGTGTGTGTGAATCTTCTGAGTTTATAGCCTCATGATTCCTGCCATTTGCATGTTCCTTAAAAATATTTAAGGCTGCTATAAAAGTCATACTCCCTGTTAATTCCTAACAATACATAGTAGTGTCCTTGTATCAGTGTTGAGCATGTCATGTTTGATGTGATGCCTTCTTTTCTAACAGGATGCAGCTTCACTAGCTATTGTCATCTTGAAAAAGAAACTTCATGGTCGGATCTTTTTGGGGTGTGACAACCACCCTTTGTCCAGGTTATCCTGCTAAAATAATTGGCACtttttttatattgaaggtAGCTCTATGCCTCTATCTTTCACAATGGAGCTGCATATGCAATTGCACTGTCATTCTTAGCATCGGTATGTTGTACTGAACTTCTAAACCTTGGTAGCTTCTGTTCAGGCAAGAATTGATGGACCTGGTCAATAAAAGTGGGAAGTATAGCCAGAAGTTTAAGGGCTTCACAGGTAAGCATTTGACAAATGTTGGTAATAAATAGCTCTTGCATACAGGGAAATCTTATTGAGCCCTTCATGTGTGTGTCTATCATTGATGCTCCAATTGATTCAGCGGGGGTTTTAAAATGATTCTCTATTGTGTCTTTCCTGCAGGAACTAGTGATCCACTAGGCAAGAAATTAAACAACTCAAATACGCGTACAGAACTAGGATGGGAGCCTAAATATCCTAGCTTTGCTCAATTCCTCGGGGTTTCAGAGTAATCTGTTACCATTACTATGGGTTTGTGATTTGTCAAGGGAGAGCAAACAGATTCCCTACATAGAGCAAATAAACTTTAGtagtgtttcatttttcacttaGTTGCCTTTATAGTCTATACATTATTTCTACCATACATGCAAGGCTGGCTCAGACACATTCAGTTACAAAAGCGGCGCATTAATTGCTGTGTGGTGTAATTGATACGCTACAAgttttgcatgtttggttgCAACAGCGAAACCTGATTAACTTTGCTATCGCATGTCTTGTATGTAGACGATTGATTTAACTGATAATGCTAGCTGTTCACCTCTGTGATGCGTTGATCACAGCTGACCTTGACATCATACTTGTAGTTTTTGTATATTAACTGCCAGATCATATTGTCTGTTCATCTCTGTATTGTGTTAGTGTGAATGTGTCGTATGTGTACTGTTGTTAGAGTCAACTGTTTGCCGCGTTCTTGCTCTCAAGTATGTTCAGCAGTATTGCAATTAGTCCACGGTGATATGTCACAATAATGCTCATAAacagaaattaattataattctgaattctaatttatataatatactccCTCAATCCTATTTTGCTTGTCTAATCCGGTTAACGAtacttgattgaagttatttttattttaatttttcataatattaaatttagtattagtatataaaatttatatatttagaaactatttaaatgtattattaaacaaaaaaaaatcaaatttaaaaattactaaagaaaataagcaatgaagaaagagttggtttgaccaatgaataggaAACATTACAAACAAAATGAGACAGATGGAGTAGAATTTAGATGTGTAATGCGTACATATTGTTCGTTTAGAAGTTTtaatgcatttaaaaaaattatgtgaattttagagtttttatgtgctagttttaatttttattttttaaatttgtttatagcTAGATATTATATATTGCTGTGCactttcagaaaaaaaaaattcaatgttAACATAAGAAAATGAagtttggttcacgaaatgtTAGATTGATTGGAATGTTAGATTTCTGTTGATATAGTAAATACCCCCAAGTATATTGCGTGTGTAGAGAGTTTATAGGAATTGTATGAAGAGTAGAGCATATGACCAAAATTAGCTAATTATAAGCCTTTTTAATCATCCTTCTAGAGAGAGTAGCGAGAAAATGAGTAAGCCTTCTAGAGAGAAGGTAGAGAAAAAGTGGAAGAAGTCTCTTGAGTGGTGTTTAGAGAGAGCTAAGAGAAGACCCCCTACAATTGTGAGTCTAATGGTCCTTATATAGGCCTAACATATTTGACTTTGACCCTACCACACGATCCTAACCCGAATCTGGACCGACCTAGGATCGTATATCGTATAGTAAACCGTATactcggggtatattccctatcaagtagcccccagTCCATGCCCTGACATCGAGCTAATGAGGAAGGGTTAGGGCTGGAAAATCTGATTACACAGTCCGTGACTTACGCCgattgcctcattaaaaaccttagactaagagaATACCCAGTGGAAAAAAATCAtagctaaggaaaaaagagcacaaccttaaGCGCCAATGAGAGAGAGTTCGGGCTAAAAAAACTGACCGTATAGTTCGTGACTTACGccgattgcctcgttaaaaaccttagactaagaaaaaaatcaatgggaaaaaatcttagctaagaaaaaaaaaacacaacctTAAGCACAGTCCTTTGGTCTAGAAGGGTCGTTCGAACTCTACCGATCTAGGGACAAATTTGCGATAGGATTGAGAGGTTGAATTTTACCGATCTAGTGACCGGATTATTAGTTATGACTGGGAGGTCAAATTAATCACGATTTAGAGATTCAATTTTACCAATCAAGGGATTGGACTTACCTGCGATCTAAGGTTCGAACCTTACCAATCAAGAGACTAGGTTTCACCAATGGGGAGATTGGATTTTTAATGAGTTATAGCGATCAAATATTACCAATCAAGGGTTTAGATTTATTTGCGGTCCAAGGACCTCTATTGATCTTACCGATCATAAGTGAGAATAATTCTCCCCATGCCTTTTACTCGAGCTGACCAGTCGTAGTTAGTTTTAGCCTGGTCAAACCCTGACCTCGATTACATGGTATTAAGATCGTTCTTTACCAAATCGTGTTTGGTTAGTTTTTGCTCATCCACGTTAATCATTATGATGGGTTTCGAAAATTTGAACGAGGCGGTTTTCCCTTTTTGCGCTCGGTTTACAAACCGAATGTCCCAAGTGGAGGGACGCTAGGAAACCTGAAAGTCTGATGAGACCGAGAAAGTCTAATGAGACTGGGAATGTCATTATACTCGGGGAGTATGTTATGGTGTGCTAGTCACCAAGGTCACTTTGCTCGGGAAGTGCACTACGGTCGGGAATTGCTTTAATGAGCTCCGTAGATCGAAGGAGTTGCCCTATAATCCTACCAACAGCCCCCCATTCTCTATGTTGCAAGAATCGCCAACACAAGGGAGTAGATACGATGGCCTCCCGAGTTCGTTTTAACTTTTGACGATGGATGGTCAATTTGACTAACTTGTAGGACTTTGGGAATTTATGAGGTTTAAAGTTACTGATCTAGAGATCAAACCTCTAACATGATAGAGAAATTGAATGCTATCGATCTAGCAATCAGATTTTTAACGTGACTAAGTGATCAATTTTCACCAATCAAGAGATTGGATTTACCCGAGGTGGGAAGTCCGACCAAGCAGGCTTAATTGCCTACTTTGTAGGGCTTAATGCCGAGAACTAATCCCGGGCTCATCGTGTCGATGGTGGCAATGCCGACCTAATCGAGCTTGTAGCACCAGTGGTGGCAATCGAGAAGGAGCATCGCTAATTCGGAGATTAAACATAAGGCCCATGGTCGGGCTTCCGATCCGGAGATCAAACATAAGGTCTGTAACACCcccgtttttcaattctaaaactTACTATTGATAGTACCTCTAAAGATAGAAACtttccaaaaatagaattaccaaaaaaaaaagaataaccTTTATTTAGTAACTAGTCACATTCTAAGTGTGACGCCCCGTAATAAATTATTCCGGAATTACCCCTCcatgattattttctaaaattaaagcCATTCTTTCTAgtgagcccaattcttgaattaagaatatttcctaaggtaattccaaatcaaaagcccaattccttatactagtatatatattatttttaagacatttaattcctaatattatgggctttctccttattctatgtattcatttatttaagagatgaatcatttggcccgataattattcttgtacatacaattattatatataaagattcaAACCCATTCTTCATTAATCCttcaccctaatatatacatatatgtatatctatatggtagtatatatattcaagacttagcctTATCTAGagatcacacacacacactctctctctcttcccctactCTTATTTCACACCATTTCTTTCCAATTCTCCTTcaaaaattgatcttcattccatcttcaagattcaagcaAAGATCCTTCTTTTATTGTTCTTCAAGAAAGATCATGGTAAGATCCTAccttttctttcatttcctCCCCTTTGTTGCTATCTTTATGAACTCTTTCCTTCTCTTTGTGGTGGGTTTTGGGTTGATAGATGATCAAGGAGGTGGTGGCTTGCTAGGTTGAGTTCTTGGAGGTTTTGGTTGGGTAGCTAGCTTCAAGAGGTAAGACTCCATGTCTCACAAATCCTATTTTCACTCTAttatatgtgtatttggtgtattTGAAATCCTTGGGTATATTTCTTGGATAATCCTTGTACTGTGCTTTGATTCTTGAGTAATCTTTGTGTATTCTTGAGCTATATTTGGTGGTTCTTAATTCTTGGTGTGTCTATTGTGTTTCTAAAGGATTTCATGTTATTCATTGGCTTCTAGAAATGTATTCTAATCAATATTCTGAGCTATCATTGAGAGACTATGATTTGAGTCTGAGATTCTGTGCGTTGTTGTTGTTCTTGCGGTGCGTCTCAAcagtataatgtgtcccgttgaGGTTTGCCGTAAGTGTAGGGGCGGTATGGTTTAGCAGTGTAGTGTGGCCCGTGAGCCTGGCCCGTTCCTTCTAGGTGATGAGTGTGGCGGTGTAGGGCGTTCTGCTAGTGTGTTCCGTCAAGTGTAATTCCCTTTCTGTTCCAGTATGTATTTTGATGTCGAATAACCTGTTATTCTATCTTTGCTTCCTGAGATGTATTCTGAGAGCTATGTTGAGTTTCTTACCTTGATTGTTGAGTATTGATCCATCGTTCTTGACCATCTATATTGAGATTTGTTTAGTATCATTGGTTTGGTCTTTCTTGGTTATATTCTAGAAGTATTGGTTTCTGCTATTCATTTCctgagtctatatatatatatatatatataagtatggtTATTCTCCTTTGGTATTAAGTATCTTCttggtatatatattatgatcttTGGATTCTTGAGAAGTATTTCTTGGAACtctatttatatatgtgtgaaaCCCTTGGATTGGCGGCGTTTGAGCTTCGGCTCAACTAGGATAGGCGGCATTAAGCTCCGGCTCCTAACTATATATGGTATATGGATATTAACTAACTGGATAGGCGGCACTGAGCTTCGGCTCTATTGGATAGGCGACATGAGCTTCGGCTCCTTTGGTCAGGAGGCTGTGAGCTTTGACTCCAGATGGTGTTGTGGTTGGATTGGTGTTTCGGATGGACTGGTGACACGGATGGACTGGTGTAAAGGTTGGAATTGTGTAAAGATTGGAACTAAGCCTATAGCCTTAtattatgtatgcatgtatatatgtatttccttgGGTATGAGTATTGGGATATGCTTATTTGACTATTACGcttattcattatattgttgaGGTTGTGTCCTTATTTTGAGTACTTGGCTAATGAGTTCTTGTCTTATAGTGTTTGGAGTTGTCCCTTTGATATTGAGTTCTATTGAGGAGTCTTTGGTTTATGATCCATTCAACTTATTTGTTGTTGAGTCTCCTGATATTTAAATAAAGATGGTTTCGTTGGCATATATTTTATATGCGTGAgtaaaacctatttacaacaCTATGGTATATTATTGTACTCTTACGAGTGTGAACGGAGtattacttagcatttctttgctaatgttttattaaatgttttccaggtatggagtagaacCGGTACGTGAGCGCGCTAGTTTATCGTTCTATTCCTCTTTTATGTTCTAACTTGGTAGTTTGATGTTTAGACATTTGGGCCTGCGTGCCTTAGAACTTGGTTGGTTGTAATAATGATTTGGATAGTTCGTTTGaggattgtttggttgattttggtttgccttagcatctaggttGTGGTTGAACTTAgatgtggcataacaccccgCTATAATATAGTTCGCTTTCGCATTTCAGTTCTTTAAGCGTTGAGGTATCCATAGCTTTATCTTAAGATTATTGCTTTATCTCAGCCCGTGATttaggggtgttacagttggtatcagagcctgtgttgaggtctaagtagggACCTTAGGACTTGAGATTTAGAGACTCTAAGACTTGACCAGTAGAAATTAAGGCAATTGGGAATCCTAGGATGTGAGAATGCTAGGACTCGCAGTGAGGACGCGCTTTGTTTATTTGATTGTTTTATGCTTCGTTATCTTATCGCTTTTAAATTGCGCCTGTGGCTATTGCACCCTGTTGGTGTGCATCTCTCCGGTAATTTCTTATCTGCTATAAGGAAGTTGCGTCGTTAAAGGCCTGGTTTAGACTAAGAGTAAGCAACTTGGTTGTCTATCGATGCAAAGAATTAGGGTAGTATCGCATGTGTCTGGAATATCAGAAGATTGGCGACCTACTGCAGAGGACTAATCTACTTGCGGCTCGGAATCAATAGTAGTAGTCTTCGTCCCATGGAAGTGGCGTCTTTGCATGTGTAGCATCGTTCGCAAGATCCTCGTTAACCTCAAGACCTAAAGGCCAAGTTCTATGCACCGATGTGAGACGAAGAAAGCGATTGGAGCTCGAAGATCAAGACTTGAAGACCCTTGATCGCGAGGGAACGTCAAGAGTGGATGCTGATGCGCCAAGAAAGAGTTAAGTCTCGTCGAGTAGATGCTTCTGGATCGATGGTGAAGAATCTCGCGCGAGCTAAGCTTGGAAATGATGGAGCATGAAGAACCGGAATGTGAGGTCAGGACATGCAACCGTTAAGGTATTTCTATCCACCTTTGAAGAGGCAAAGAAGAAACGAGTTAGAAGGTGCGAACGTTGAAGCGGTGAAGACCAAGATAAGTAGAGATGGAAAAGCAACTTGGACTTCTAAGATGCATGAAGACAAGAAGAAACGATGTAAGTAAATCGTCATATTCCTTCGTCACATGAGGAGCAAGGGCAAGAATCGTCAATTGATCAAGCGTGGTGATCGAATTGTTAAACCGAAGAGACCGCTTGAAGTCTAGATTCTTTATTCTTCTTGAAACTGAATTCCTCTCTTCTCTTTGAAGCATCGAATACCCCTTTTTTCATTGAGAAATCCCTTTTACCTATTCTAGACCTCATTCATATTTCCTCTTGAAACTGAATTTCTTTCCTTTCCTTGGAAAACAGAataccctatcgttgaaaaATCCTTTCTGTGTTTTCAAACCTCGTTCTTAATTTCTTCTCGAAGCGATtttgtgcaaggtgacaaccttatttcctCAGTTGTAGCCTTGATAACCTTGATTCTACTCTTAACCGACATTGTCCTTGAAATTGAAACCTTAAACCTTTCACTCTCTTTTCCATATCGGACCAAAATCTTCAAAGCTAagcttatattatataaatatttttttctatctTATGAAGAGAAGTCGGTGAGAATTTTGGGCACCCAGGTAAGAGGAGCGCACCGGAAAGCAGTGAAGTCCTCAAAAACCACGAGGATGAAACCGCCACATCTAAACTAACTATAACTAGATGTAAGGCTAAACCAAAGTTCTCAAAATATAGGTCAGTACAatatcaaaaccaaataagTCTTAATTCAagaatatccaaaaaaaaaatacataaggATGGCGACTACAAAATCTACTATAAGCGCACTGTCAGCAGGCCATCTAATTAACCACCTGTGAAacccacaaataaaaaaaaacaatggaaTTAGCAAAACATTGCTAAGTAAGGTTTACTCCACCCGGTAAAATAGATTTAATACATCATATAATCACACTTCCAAAATAATTGGCCATAAAGCTTTATAGTACTCAActtcaatataaattatttacttCCCATCACAATATTCATAAAGATTTTCTCAACATAAACTTAAGAAAAACACAATCCTTTTCACAAGTAATGCATTTCCAAAAGATAACATTTTTATAGAAAGTACTGAAGAAATGCATTTccaaaaaatgtaattgattGTTTAAAGTTGGTTGCATATGAGATAGGGTGAGAGGAATCTTCATTGATGTTGTTCGAATATTGTGTGCCATTATGTTGAATATTGTGTGCCTCGTTGGTAAATGGTGTGTGACaactttaatatttataattgaaaacATGCGTAGGTTTGGAGTTGTTCAATGAGACCACTAGGATAAACTTTAATAAGATATTCAACATGTTTGAATACCACATGCAATTTGTTTAATGCTTCATAAGTATGGTTTGTTAAGTGatatttggaatatataattcTAGGATGATAAGCATAgcaaaaaaaatggaagagTGTATAAGGAGTAGTCCTCTAATTTGTTTATTACTGTTTAAGAGATGCAAAGCATAATAAATAACCTATAAAGTTAGGTAGTGTGTGAGTTAGGGACATGAGGAATTCTTTATGGtttgatattatatattaaatgagcCATGCATGCTACAATAGGAACAGATTGCGTGTGACCGTTGTGAGTATTTTTTACTTTGGAATGTTTTTCTGCAAGAAGCAAAATATTAAATGCAAACAATTACGGTTCTATAATTGGTGACATACTAATAAACAATGTGTGCCATATGTGGGAAAAATATGTGCCAGATGAACAGGATATCAATGTTGAAGCGTGGGAGTTTGAAGGGTGCGAGGTTGAAGAATGTGAATAAGAAGACGACGAATGTATACCGGGTTGTGAAGAAACAATAAAGCCATACATCGGGCAACTTTTTGACTCATTAGACGAGGGTGTTCGTTTTTACAAAGAATATGCCGCCATGGTAGGCGTCGATGCTGTAGGCCTAGGAGTTCATTCAGGCCAAAGATCACGTTCTGATGTGCAACTCGCCGATTGATGGCCCTACTACTGCCTTCTATGCAGGCCGCGGTAGACATGGCGGTGGCGGTCAGTTTCACGGAGGTGGCCGCAATTCAACGAACAGCAGAGGTCGCCACAATCATGGCCGAGGCAACAACGGTCGCGGAAGAGGTGGCGGACCACGGTGCCAGATATGCCGCTCTCATGGTCACTCTGTGCTAAACTGTTTCCGCAGGTATGATGATCAGCCGGCGGCTCATGCGAACGTTGCTCTCTCCGGCGAAACAGACTCCCCTGCGGCTGTTGCTGATGCATGGATTCCCGACACTGGAGCCTACGCGCACGCAACTCCAGCCGCTGACATGATGCAGCAGTCCGAAAATTATAACGGAGGCGATGTTTTGAGAGTGGGTAACGGCACAGGTTTGGAAACTTCCCGTGTTGGACATGCGACAATCCCTTCTACGTGTTCTACGTCTAAATCTTTAAAACTGTCACAAATTCTACATGTTCCAAATTTATGTTTGCCGTTATTGTCTGTTCATAAatttactaatgacaataacgTCTTCTTTGAGTTTCATAAAGATATGTTTTTTTGTGAAGGATTCCAATACCCGGCAAATTCTGCTTAAAGGTTCGGTCAACGGGGGTTTGTACAAGCTCCTTATCCCGCGAGTTCATTCAGCTTTTGTCACCTCTCGGGCGTCGTCAGTTGTTTGGCACCAACGGCTAGGTCATCCTCACAGTCGTGTCCTCCAGAAAATTCTGAAAACTGTTCCGGTCACTACAAACAACACTAGTGCTGCAAAATTGTGTTCGGCGTGTCAACTCGGCAAGTCATCACGTTTCTCGTTAGATAGGGTAGATAGCACTAGTGAAAATGTTCTAGACTTAGTGTATACGGACATATGGGGTCCATCTCCTATAATTTCGCATTCTGGCTGTCGTTATTTCGTTCTGTTTGTAGACTATTTTTTGCGTTTTACTTGGTGTTATCCGCTTCGGTTAAAATCTGATATTTATAAAACGTTTGATTTATTCCGGGTGATGGTAGAACGACGTttttcgcgttctatcaaagccatccaatctgatttagggggtGAGTATCGTCGCCTGCATAAGGTTTTTGAATCTTTAGGCATCATTCACAGGCAATCATGTGCCTATACACACGAACAAAACGGTCGTGTTGAGCGCCGGAATAGGCACATTGTCGAAACCGGTTTGGCCCTATTGGCTGAAAGCTCAACACCCCAGCAATATTGGGATTATGCCTTTGAATCTGCTACTTACCTAATTAATTGTCTCCCTTCCTCTGCAATCAAGTTCGAGAGTCCATATTACCGATTACATAAAACAACACCACCATACACTTTCTTTCGAGTATTCGGGTGCAGGTGTTACCCATATCTCCGTCCTTATAATCAGCACAAAATAGAATATCGGTCTACTCCCTGTGTCTTCCTAGGTTACCCTATTTCATTTAGGCGATATCATTGCATGGACCTCACAACGGGGAAAATCTTTATCTGCCGTCACGTCCGCTTTGATGAAACTACTTTTCCCTTTGCCTCATTACAGGTTAATTCTGGACAAAGCACTCCAGCTTTACTATGGGGTGTTAGCCCCGTGCATATGGGTTCAAAGCCAGTCTCCACGGCTATTCCACTGGCTCATGAACCACCTCCGTTGTAAATAGAGGCACCACACACATCAACTGAGCATCGCACAACTACAGCACAGAACCCTCCTCGGGCTAAATCACAACAGAACTCTCATGTCATGCGGACCCGTCGTAAAACACAAGGCACTGATGAGCAATTCTATGCCCTGACAACGAGTCTTTACCCAACTTGCTACTCCCAGGCTGTGGGTCACCTGTAGTGGCGCGAGGCTATGGATCAGGAATTCAATGCATTACTCCATAATAACACATGGTTACTAGTACCGGCTACGCCCCAAATGAATATTATTGGTTTTATTGGTTGCAAGTGGGTATACCGTACCAAACGCAAAGCAGATGGTACCATTGAGTGTCACAAAGCTCGTCTGGTAGCCAAGGGATTCAATCAAGTTGCAGGTGAAGACTTCTTCGACACTTTTAGCCTAGTAGTGAAATCGGCTATAGTCCGGATTCTCTTTTCTCTAGCGGTTTCGAACAATTGAACCTTAAGACAGCTAGACGTTCACAATGCTTTTCTTAATGGACATCTGTCTGAGACCGTGTATATGAAACAACCACCAGGATATGAAGATCCAGCTCATCCCGGTCATGTCTGTCACTTACAACGCTCTCTTTATGGCCTGAAGCAGGCCCCACGTGCCTGGTTTAAACGCTTACATGATTTCTTGACTACTACAGGGTTTAAATCTTCGAAAACTGATGTGTCGTTGTTCTATTATAGTCTTGGTGACTCTAAGGTTTTCTTGCTGGTTTACGTTGATGATATCATCATGATGGGCAATGATACTACTCTGATCTCCACACTTTTACACCGACTATCAACtactttcaagattagagaCCTGGGCACTCCGAGTTTTTTTCTCGGAATTGAGACTGTTTAGGTAGATGGTGGTTTTATGTTATCTCAGTGACGCTACATGAAGGATATCCTCATACGTGCGGGAATGGCTGATTGCAAGCCACTATCTACTCCGGCATCCATCACACAGACCGCTACGCCGTATTCTGACTTGTTTGATAATCCGACTCAGTATCGACGTATTATTGGGGCCCTTCAGTATTTAACGATCACTCGTCCTGACCTTTCATATGCAGTTAACAGACTCTGTCAGTTCATGCACTCTCCCACGGTTGATCACTA contains these protein-coding regions:
- the LOC116014800 gene encoding uncharacterized protein LOC116014800, which encodes MGSTVCLTISNTFATRIGIIPRFDSPKLNSRSSLSFLSFSAHNFVSLKHSSPMDTSFQVKASSSATDATTEGLDASSGVAIGANDLLIVGPGVLGRLVAEKWREEHPGSQIFGQTITTDHHDELIQMGIKPSLKENKLSDKFPYVIFCAPPSRTEDYPADVKEAALKWNGEGSFLFTSSSAPYDCFDNGPCNEDSPDVPIGRSPRTDVLLKAEKAVLEFGGSVVRLAGLYKADRGAHTFWLSKGTSEIRPDHILNLIHYEDAASLAIVILKKKLHGRIFLGCDNHPLSRQELMDLVNKSGKYSQKFKGFTGTSDPLGKKLNNSNTRTELGWEPKYPSFAQFLGVSE